The Pseudanabaena galeata CCNP1313 genome includes a region encoding these proteins:
- a CDS encoding AAA-like domain-containing protein, with the protein MTNAEAILAGRYQIVKPLGGGGFGRTFLARDLQLPNQPTCVVKQLNLQLLKTQELAIAKRLFESEAKTLHELGIHDQIPRLFAHFEQNGEFYLVQEFVEGQTLESEIGAGKQWQQAKLISSLYDILQVLSFVHSCQVIHRDIKPANLIRRRSDRKIVLIDFGAVKALNPDSLEHFMQDENQTRSVVVGSLVYMPNEQLAGQPKFCSDVYALGIMCLQAFTGLSFRELPRDQQTNEYSCALACAQVSIKINLGLAAIIDKMVRYDYRQRYHDATEALLALDNLLRNAKAATTISSPPPRQQLQLEEPEGQIELGSRFYIQRPPIEKDCLETMLRPGSLIRIKAPRQMGKSSLLSRTLAYAKHKGYQVAHLYFQQADSDIFDDLDLFLQWFCASIASELDLEDNLDQYWQGVLGSKNKCTKYFQRYLLTAKESPLVLGLDEVDLIFQYPKIASDFFGLLRAWHEKAKNEDVWKKLRLVIVHSKEVYIPLNINQSPFNVGLPIELPELNLSQIADLVQRHQLDWQQDQVKQLLVLTGGHPYLVRQALYQIARGRINWENLLQLAPTEEGIYGNHLRRQLGYLKEDPELLEAYRELVSCVRPLQLDSQIAFKLRSIGLVKLVGNQAIPMCKLYYQYFQQNFRQTLVKP; encoded by the coding sequence ATGACCAATGCTGAAGCAATTCTTGCAGGCAGATATCAAATTGTAAAACCGCTGGGTGGTGGTGGTTTTGGGCGAACATTTTTAGCAAGAGATTTACAACTGCCAAATCAGCCCACTTGCGTTGTCAAGCAGCTCAACCTTCAATTGCTTAAAACCCAAGAACTAGCGATAGCCAAACGACTATTTGAGAGTGAAGCAAAGACTTTGCATGAATTAGGAATTCACGATCAGATTCCACGGCTGTTCGCTCACTTTGAACAAAATGGGGAATTTTATCTAGTTCAGGAGTTTGTCGAAGGGCAAACCTTGGAGTCTGAGATTGGTGCGGGAAAACAGTGGCAACAGGCAAAATTAATCTCTAGTTTGTACGATATTTTGCAAGTCCTTTCTTTTGTTCATAGTTGCCAAGTGATTCATCGTGATATTAAACCTGCTAACTTAATTCGTCGCCGTAGCGATCGCAAAATCGTCCTAATTGACTTTGGTGCAGTCAAAGCGCTGAATCCAGATTCTTTAGAACACTTTATGCAAGATGAAAACCAGACTCGAAGTGTTGTGGTTGGCTCATTAGTGTATATGCCAAATGAACAATTGGCAGGTCAGCCAAAATTTTGTAGTGATGTCTACGCATTAGGAATAATGTGTCTACAGGCTTTCACAGGGCTTTCCTTTAGAGAATTGCCTAGGGATCAGCAAACCAATGAATATAGTTGTGCCTTGGCTTGTGCTCAGGTCAGCATTAAAATTAATTTAGGACTGGCAGCCATCATTGACAAAATGGTGCGATATGACTATCGCCAAAGATATCATGATGCGACAGAAGCTCTGTTAGCTCTAGATAATCTTCTTCGCAATGCCAAGGCTGCAACAACTATTTCTAGCCCTCCACCGAGACAACAACTTCAATTGGAAGAACCTGAAGGTCAGATAGAACTAGGTTCTCGTTTTTATATTCAGCGACCTCCAATTGAAAAGGATTGTCTAGAAACCATGCTGCGTCCTGGATCGCTGATTCGGATCAAAGCCCCTCGGCAAATGGGAAAGTCATCTTTACTATCACGTACTCTAGCCTATGCCAAGCACAAGGGATATCAAGTTGCTCATCTATACTTTCAACAAGCTGATAGTGATATATTTGACGATCTAGATTTGTTTCTGCAATGGTTTTGCGCCAGTATTGCATCAGAACTAGACCTAGAGGACAATTTAGATCAGTATTGGCAAGGAGTTCTAGGCAGCAAAAACAAATGCACTAAATATTTTCAGCGCTATTTACTTACAGCGAAGGAATCTCCTTTAGTTCTGGGACTAGATGAAGTAGATTTAATCTTTCAATATCCCAAGATAGCTTCTGATTTTTTTGGTTTGCTAAGGGCTTGGCATGAGAAAGCAAAGAATGAAGATGTTTGGAAAAAGTTAAGATTAGTGATTGTTCATTCTAAGGAAGTCTATATTCCTTTAAATATTAATCAGTCCCCTTTTAATGTCGGATTACCCATCGAATTACCTGAATTGAATCTGTCTCAAATTGCAGATTTAGTTCAGAGACATCAACTAGATTGGCAACAGGATCAGGTAAAACAATTACTAGTACTCACTGGTGGTCATCCCTATCTGGTGAGGCAAGCTCTATACCAAATAGCGAGAGGGCGGATAAATTGGGAAAATTTATTACAACTAGCCCCCACTGAGGAAGGGATCTATGGCAATCATCTTCGTCGTCAGCTTGGCTACTTAAAAGAAGATCCTGAACTGCTTGAAGCATACAGAGAATTGGTATCATGTGTTCGCCCATTGCAGTTAGATAGCCAAATAGCCTTTAAGTTGCGAAGTATTGGTTTAGTCAAGCTAGTGGGAAATCAAGCAATTCCTATGTGTAAATTGTATTATCAATATTTTCAACAAAATTTTCGACAAACACTGGTCAAGCCTTAA
- a CDS encoding NAD(P)H-quinone oxidoreductase subunit M has translation MPLKSTTRHIQIYAAIVEEQNDELIDSENMLTLDVDPDNELNWTDGALQKVYRKFDQLVEDYKGADLSDYNLRRIGSDLEHFVRSLLQEGEVTYNLNHRSLNYSMGLPQIVNTEAK, from the coding sequence ATGCCGCTCAAATCTACAACCCGTCACATTCAGATTTATGCTGCCATTGTTGAGGAGCAGAATGATGAGCTTATCGATAGCGAAAACATGCTCACCCTAGATGTCGATCCTGATAATGAACTGAACTGGACAGATGGCGCTCTGCAAAAGGTATATCGCAAGTTCGATCAACTTGTAGAGGATTATAAAGGCGCAGACCTGTCTGATTACAATTTGCGTCGCATTGGTTCAGATTTAGAGCATTTTGTGCGATCGCTATTACAAGAGGGTGAAGTTACTTACAATCTCAATCATCGATCGCTTAACTACAGCATGGGTTTACCGCAGATCGTCAATACTGAAGCCAAATAG
- a CDS encoding DUF2996 domain-containing protein has translation MSETTASTSEEPKAKPAAKPKAEKPPAIEELPFDEFINKHYLPALTKAFAKQGVDDLQLEFGNSQVHGIWAQGLRQFTVYFSKADLNAQKAFSCADAGRSPSTIEPFLIDERKAPLDLLVFGVIQRLNAQKWLTAN, from the coding sequence ATGTCTGAAACCACTGCATCAACTTCTGAAGAGCCAAAGGCAAAACCTGCCGCAAAGCCCAAAGCCGAGAAACCTCCAGCGATCGAAGAGCTACCTTTTGACGAATTTATTAACAAGCATTATCTACCTGCCTTAACTAAAGCCTTTGCTAAGCAAGGTGTAGATGATTTGCAATTGGAGTTTGGTAATTCTCAAGTACATGGGATCTGGGCTCAAGGGCTACGCCAGTTTACGGTTTATTTTTCTAAAGCTGATCTCAATGCTCAGAAGGCTTTTTCCTGTGCTGATGCTGGGCGATCGCCTAGTACAATCGAACCATTTCTGATCGATGAGCGTAAAGCCCCTCTCGATTTACTTGTATTTGGTGTAATTCAACGCTTAAATGCCCAAAAGTGGTTAACAGCTAACTAG
- a CDS encoding peptidoglycan-binding domain-containing protein — MELLAYIQEESIYTDDAIANESTESTEAFQTWLKKLTTKSAKLSLSVLLTGATLMVGLGSTFNALAAETPSSDVKYVQSLLAKNGFDPGAIDGISGSSTKNAILRAQKAFGLTPDGIVGSQTIAALEGGKVSDAITTKANAAEAVAAVETTTSVSSTVMNLQKLLADRGFYNGAVDGIMGSQTRSAIVAAQKAYNLTADGVAGPQTLAALESDGGKPKAMPIITTATTKSTEVSKLQELLSKRGFYNGAVDGIMGPQTRSAIIAAQKNYGLVTDGIAGVQTMAALESGASTVSIASKNAPTSSTTTAAAGDKNVVELQQLLAKRGFYNGVIDGIKGAQTNAAIAAAQKAYGLTTDGIVGPQTLAALQSDARPSATVTPASNQATNNVTTTNDGGVANLQNLLTDRGFYNGPITGFLGPRTRDAIIAAQKAYGLTADGVAGARTIAALEAGAPKQQVAATNVTPAIRVETKPQVPPQPTTQPQAAATPQPTIQATPQPTAPLVQPTTAPPVAQPTTPATTANTQVSELQKLLTQRGFYTGKVDGVLSGETRNAIVRAQNFYTISPADGSPSNKLIDSLTKDTFISEGN, encoded by the coding sequence ATGGAACTCCTAGCATATATCCAAGAAGAATCTATCTATACCGATGATGCGATCGCCAATGAAAGTACTGAAAGTACTGAAGCTTTCCAAACATGGCTCAAGAAATTAACTACTAAATCTGCAAAACTTAGTTTGAGTGTACTCCTGACAGGAGCTACTCTCATGGTTGGCTTAGGATCTACCTTCAATGCTTTAGCTGCTGAGACCCCATCCTCGGATGTGAAATATGTGCAGTCGCTACTAGCCAAAAATGGCTTTGATCCTGGGGCGATCGATGGTATTTCAGGGTCTTCAACTAAAAATGCCATTCTCCGCGCCCAAAAAGCCTTTGGACTTACTCCCGATGGGATTGTCGGTAGTCAAACGATCGCCGCCCTCGAAGGGGGCAAAGTCTCAGATGCGATCACCACAAAAGCGAATGCTGCTGAGGCTGTTGCCGCAGTTGAAACTACTACTAGCGTTTCATCAACTGTGATGAATCTTCAGAAATTGCTAGCTGACCGTGGTTTTTATAACGGTGCTGTTGACGGCATCATGGGATCTCAGACTCGCTCGGCGATCGTGGCGGCTCAGAAAGCTTATAACCTCACAGCCGATGGTGTTGCAGGCCCGCAAACCTTAGCAGCGCTAGAGTCAGATGGTGGTAAACCTAAAGCTATGCCCATCATCACCACTGCAACTACTAAAAGTACAGAAGTTTCCAAGCTGCAAGAATTGCTTAGCAAACGTGGTTTTTATAACGGCGCTGTTGACGGCATCATGGGACCACAGACTCGCTCGGCGATCATTGCTGCTCAGAAAAACTATGGCTTAGTCACCGATGGGATTGCAGGTGTTCAAACTATGGCTGCCCTTGAATCAGGAGCAAGCACTGTTAGTATTGCCAGCAAGAACGCGCCAACATCCTCAACCACCACTGCGGCGGCTGGAGATAAAAATGTTGTAGAACTCCAGCAGTTGCTAGCCAAGCGTGGTTTTTATAATGGGGTGATCGATGGAATCAAAGGGGCGCAGACTAATGCTGCGATCGCTGCGGCTCAGAAAGCCTATGGCTTAACAACCGATGGTATTGTAGGTCCTCAAACGCTCGCTGCACTGCAATCAGATGCCAGACCATCAGCCACCGTCACACCAGCTAGTAACCAAGCAACAAACAATGTAACTACTACTAACGATGGTGGGGTTGCTAATTTACAAAACTTGCTAACCGATCGCGGATTTTATAATGGACCAATTACAGGATTTCTGGGACCACGTACTAGAGATGCTATTATTGCTGCTCAAAAAGCCTATGGGTTAACAGCAGATGGTGTGGCTGGTGCAAGAACGATCGCCGCTCTAGAGGCAGGTGCGCCCAAGCAACAGGTGGCGGCAACAAATGTCACGCCAGCGATTCGTGTGGAAACCAAACCACAAGTACCCCCTCAACCAACAACCCAACCCCAAGCAGCCGCTACCCCTCAACCCACAATCCAAGCAACTCCTCAACCTACCGCTCCATTAGTACAACCCACAACAGCCCCCCCAGTAGCTCAGCCTACAACACCAGCAACAACGGCTAATACCCAAGTCTCAGAATTGCAAAAATTACTGACTCAGAGAGGTTTCTACACAGGTAAGGTAGATGGCGTATTGAGTGGCGAAACTCGTAATGCGATCGTTAGAGCGCAAAACTTTTACACGATTAGCCCTGCTGATGGCTCGCCAAGCAATAAACTAATTGATAGTCTCACTAAAGATACATTCATTTCCGAAGGCAATTAA
- a CDS encoding peptidoglycan-binding domain-containing protein, with the protein MELAAYIYDAWAYEQANQGTTDQHLITCDELCADKEQVNKFDWNFIAIKQQASLLSAIAFSFSGLLWNLAPAMATHVLEPSVNVAPWCNNLYLCNTSYMLEVQTLLAQRGFAVGAIDGVYGRYTKQAVIDFQRTQPNLVADGIPGEQTLALLRNSSVSKPLAPQPQNQPIGNPTSSDRVSQTQNQTIVIVRSNNPPASNFQQPAISEIGNLQMLLKRRGFYQGEIDGQLGQTTTNAILRAQKAYALAQDGFVGPLTIRALLAGGNNLPLTQPAFPRLPTTEDVLAIQTLLKERGFYDADLNGLYDMQTKAGILKAQLAYGQVATGDLSTDVLTALKSQNPAQTIAQITSSNANPTVQPILSPSSNPLGNGTQVPTSSQNAPAAKNANSS; encoded by the coding sequence ATGGAACTTGCAGCATACATATATGATGCATGGGCATATGAACAAGCCAATCAAGGGACAACAGATCAGCATCTGATTACTTGTGACGAGCTTTGTGCTGACAAAGAGCAGGTAAATAAGTTTGACTGGAATTTCATCGCGATTAAACAGCAAGCCTCTTTACTATCCGCGATCGCCTTTAGCTTCAGTGGATTACTCTGGAATTTAGCCCCTGCGATGGCAACCCATGTACTAGAGCCATCGGTGAATGTTGCACCTTGGTGTAACAATTTGTATCTTTGCAACACCAGCTATATGTTGGAAGTCCAGACATTGCTAGCCCAGCGTGGGTTTGCCGTAGGTGCAATTGATGGGGTCTATGGTCGCTATACCAAGCAAGCCGTGATTGACTTTCAAAGAACTCAACCCAATCTAGTTGCCGATGGTATTCCGGGGGAACAAACCTTGGCTTTGTTGCGAAACTCATCTGTGAGTAAGCCTTTAGCACCTCAGCCACAAAATCAACCTATAGGTAACCCGACTAGTAGCGATCGGGTAAGCCAGACACAAAACCAAACAATTGTGATTGTGCGGTCAAATAACCCTCCAGCCAGCAACTTTCAACAGCCAGCGATAAGTGAGATTGGCAATTTGCAAATGCTACTGAAACGAAGGGGATTTTATCAAGGTGAAATCGATGGACAGTTGGGGCAAACTACAACTAACGCCATATTGAGAGCGCAAAAAGCTTATGCCTTAGCTCAAGATGGCTTTGTAGGTCCTTTGACTATTCGCGCCCTATTAGCTGGTGGCAACAATCTTCCCCTCACTCAGCCTGCTTTTCCCAGATTGCCGACTACTGAAGATGTCTTAGCAATCCAAACATTACTCAAGGAACGAGGCTTTTATGATGCGGATCTTAATGGTTTATACGATATGCAGACCAAGGCAGGTATTTTGAAGGCTCAACTTGCTTATGGACAAGTCGCCACAGGTGATTTGTCTACAGATGTACTGACAGCTCTCAAATCTCAAAATCCTGCTCAGACTATTGCTCAAATCACATCCAGTAATGCTAATCCAACCGTTCAGCCAATTCTAAGTCCTAGCAGCAATCCGTTAGGAAATGGAACTCAAGTTCCAACCTCTAGTCAAAATGCACCAGCAGCCAAAAATGCCAATTCCTCCTAA
- a CDS encoding DEAD/DEAH box helicase, translated as MPRISQLTYDRGTLILHPPPKGKSWIEFATWDDRIEKFRIPANRYRELILTLRSEGIAIEDKSRGYQEINLISHTKMEPYPHQSEALAAWQRVGKCGVVVLPTAAGKTYLAQLAMQVTNRSTLVIVPTLDLMHQWYAHLLAAFPDVEIGLLGGGSRDRTAILVSTYDSAAIQAEALGNLYGLIVFDECHHLPTDFNRVIAEYAIAPYRLGLTATPERSDGKHADLELLIGEEVYRKSAEDLAGQALAEHKIVQIKVSLSEKERDRYDSLIQSRNQFLKESKISLGSLEGWQRFVQASARSQAGRRAMLAHRESKELSLGTESKLRVLSDLLAQHFGERILIFTNDNATVYRISQDLLIPALTHQTPVKERHEILTFFREGKYKTLVASHVLNEGVDVPDARIAILLSGTGSAREYIQRLGRVLRRGTEANKQAILYEVVTEDTSEVRTSERRRGIERSRSEQKQDNVVQIGIKYDADIHKKQPIAAEISNDYDKK; from the coding sequence ATGCCCCGTATTTCCCAGCTAACCTACGATCGCGGAACCTTAATTCTCCATCCACCACCTAAAGGTAAATCATGGATTGAATTTGCAACATGGGACGATCGCATTGAGAAGTTTCGCATCCCTGCTAATCGTTATCGTGAGTTGATTTTGACTCTACGCTCAGAAGGCATTGCCATCGAAGATAAGTCACGGGGATATCAAGAAATTAACTTGATTTCTCACACCAAAATGGAACCCTATCCACATCAGAGTGAAGCTCTAGCAGCATGGCAGCGAGTCGGGAAATGTGGTGTGGTGGTTTTACCGACTGCTGCGGGTAAAACTTATCTAGCCCAGTTAGCGATGCAAGTCACCAATCGCAGCACCTTGGTTATTGTGCCAACCCTCGATCTGATGCATCAGTGGTATGCCCATTTATTGGCGGCGTTTCCTGATGTGGAGATTGGTTTATTGGGCGGTGGTTCCCGCGATCGCACAGCAATTCTCGTTTCAACCTATGACAGTGCCGCGATTCAAGCGGAAGCTTTAGGCAATCTCTACGGCTTGATCGTGTTTGATGAATGCCACCATTTACCCACTGACTTTAATCGCGTGATTGCGGAATATGCGATCGCGCCCTATCGCCTCGGATTAACCGCTACACCTGAACGTAGTGATGGCAAACATGCCGATTTAGAACTTCTCATCGGTGAAGAAGTCTACCGCAAATCTGCTGAAGACTTAGCAGGGCAAGCTTTAGCCGAACATAAAATCGTGCAGATTAAAGTTTCTCTTTCAGAAAAAGAACGCGATCGCTATGATTCTTTAATTCAAAGTCGGAACCAGTTTTTAAAGGAATCAAAAATTTCCCTCGGTAGTCTCGAAGGTTGGCAAAGATTTGTCCAAGCAAGTGCGCGATCGCAGGCAGGTCGAAGAGCAATGCTCGCCCACCGTGAATCGAAGGAATTATCTTTAGGAACAGAATCAAAATTACGAGTCTTGTCAGATTTACTGGCTCAACATTTCGGCGAACGGATTCTGATTTTTACCAATGACAACGCTACGGTTTATCGCATCTCGCAGGATTTACTAATTCCAGCCCTTACTCACCAAACTCCCGTGAAGGAACGCCACGAAATTCTAACTTTCTTTCGTGAGGGTAAATATAAAACTCTAGTTGCTTCCCATGTTTTAAATGAAGGTGTGGATGTACCTGATGCGCGAATTGCCATCCTCCTATCAGGTACAGGTTCAGCCAGAGAATATATTCAGCGTTTGGGGCGGGTGTTGCGGCGCGGCACTGAGGCAAATAAACAAGCAATTCTCTATGAAGTAGTGACTGAAGATACTAGTGAAGTAAGGACTTCAGAAAGGCGCAGGGGAATTGAGCGATCGCGTTCAGAACAGAAACAGGACAATGTGGTGCAAATAGGAATTAAGTACGATGCAGATATCCATAAAAAACAACCAATCGCTGCTGAAATTTCCAATGATTACGATAAAAAATAG
- a CDS encoding iron uptake porin: MLKSRSSNSINLVALTATTIASTLMASALHPNYAQAEVQKESAIATKESELVRSIGNDPMIIPAITVNQSQTLQVSNNPSTDSEIIRAINTELGQSKPVKTSDRAKLSLNAQGVTSVSQLSDVKPTDWAFTALQSLVERYGCIAGYPDSTFRGRQATSRYEFAAGLNACLDKINEIISAGLADKVGSDDIISLKKLQEEFATELATLRGRVDALDAKTTKLEAQQFSTTTKLFGQAIFGLQSRLPNTGSLTPRDGTRNTVDDATNLTFGYNLQLSLVTQFDNRSLLLTGIQAGNASTASTLFANNNFLTNSYTRLGYELDTGNSLQLSDLSYRFLVGDNLAVIVGAAGVAPSSVFRGPNRYESAGQGALSAFAQRNPILNFPGQAGIGFDWQISDNISLQGVYAAALASDPNNGLTGGPFTAGVQLALTPSDAIDLALYYLNSYTTNASLNTGIGDNLLGPIAGRFSTNAFGGTATWRISPQITLGGWAGYTTSATRDAGLGGSVDTFNWMAFLNFPDLFAEGNLGGIYVGQPPKITSSNLTSGGVPAFNIPSAIGLSGVAPGDFGGQPASTTHLELFYRMSLNDNISITPGVLFIFNPVQTSGSDTITVGAIRTTFTF; encoded by the coding sequence ATGCTCAAATCCAGATCTAGTAACTCGATCAATTTAGTTGCACTTACAGCAACAACGATCGCATCAACATTGATGGCTAGCGCTTTGCATCCCAACTATGCTCAAGCTGAAGTTCAAAAGGAATCCGCGATCGCTACAAAGGAATCTGAACTAGTTCGGTCAATTGGCAATGATCCAATGATCATACCTGCCATTACAGTCAATCAATCACAGACATTACAAGTTTCCAACAATCCTAGTACTGATTCAGAAATTATTCGGGCAATTAATACTGAATTAGGTCAATCAAAACCTGTCAAAACCAGCGATCGCGCGAAACTAAGTCTTAATGCTCAGGGGGTTACTTCAGTTTCGCAACTAAGTGATGTTAAACCTACAGACTGGGCTTTCACAGCATTACAATCCCTCGTTGAGCGCTATGGTTGCATCGCAGGCTATCCAGACAGTACCTTTCGCGGTAGACAAGCTACTAGTCGTTATGAATTTGCCGCTGGGTTAAATGCTTGTCTCGATAAAATCAACGAAATCATCTCCGCAGGACTAGCCGACAAGGTTGGTTCGGACGATATCATCTCGTTGAAAAAGCTACAAGAAGAATTTGCCACAGAACTTGCTACATTACGCGGTCGAGTTGATGCTCTCGACGCTAAAACCACCAAACTTGAAGCTCAGCAATTCTCGACTACAACAAAGCTATTTGGTCAAGCTATTTTTGGACTGCAAAGCCGTTTGCCAAATACGGGCAGTCTCACTCCTAGAGATGGTACACGCAACACCGTCGATGATGCGACTAATCTTACCTTTGGCTATAACCTGCAACTCAGCCTAGTCACCCAGTTTGACAATCGCAGTCTTTTGTTAACAGGTATCCAAGCAGGCAATGCTTCCACCGCTTCGACACTTTTTGCCAACAATAACTTTCTAACCAATTCTTATACTCGCCTTGGATATGAGTTGGATACAGGTAATTCACTGCAATTGAGTGATTTGTCCTATCGCTTTTTAGTGGGCGATAACCTTGCAGTGATCGTAGGTGCAGCAGGGGTTGCTCCATCAAGTGTATTTCGTGGCCCGAACCGTTATGAAAGCGCGGGTCAAGGTGCGCTCTCTGCCTTTGCTCAACGCAACCCCATCCTCAACTTTCCAGGGCAAGCTGGTATTGGTTTTGACTGGCAAATCAGCGATAACATCAGCTTGCAAGGCGTTTATGCGGCAGCATTAGCTTCAGACCCCAACAATGGTTTAACAGGTGGGCCTTTTACCGCAGGTGTGCAACTGGCGCTTACTCCCAGTGATGCCATTGATCTCGCACTTTATTACCTTAATTCCTATACCACCAACGCCAGCTTAAATACAGGCATTGGCGATAACTTGCTTGGTCCGATCGCAGGGCGTTTCTCCACTAATGCCTTTGGTGGTACGGCAACATGGAGAATCTCTCCTCAAATTACTTTAGGTGGATGGGCTGGCTACACTACATCGGCTACTAGAGATGCAGGACTCGGTGGTTCAGTTGACACATTTAATTGGATGGCGTTTTTAAACTTCCCCGACTTATTTGCTGAAGGTAACTTGGGCGGTATCTACGTGGGACAGCCTCCCAAGATTACCAGCAGTAACCTTACTTCTGGAGGAGTACCTGCGTTTAACATTCCTAGTGCGATCGGTTTGTCTGGTGTTGCCCCAGGAGACTTTGGTGGTCAGCCTGCCTCAACCACTCATTTAGAGTTGTTTTATCGGATGAGTCTAAATGACAATATTAGTATTACCCCAGGGGTGCTATTTATTTTTAATCCTGTACAAACTTCGGGCAGTGATACTATTACCGTCGGCGCTATTCGCACAACTTTCACATTTTAG
- a CDS encoding ArnT family glycosyltransferase, which translates to MSFYLPIFLLLLIGLRCIFWLFAPPNPDEAYYWLWGQHLDFSYYDHPPLQAWLQGWITAWFGKSLLTLRSLNLVTSSVFFYTYYCILQYLYQERVSRYIWWVVLAVMASPLYNMMLSLAWHDHLAIVLSLVGAYLCIRFLDEYLINGKGSSWRLYGSAIALSLAHITKYNSLFMTLGLLAAIASDSQLRRLFKDIRLWLCVGISAIGFLPVFYWNYSNNFVSFRFYANRSVDSGTVIMRLLEPLGFIGISLLMLSPFLAWLLWRGFRKANGLYKRVAFWTFITSTGLLMVVSLFSTALYYWNIHAYLLLFPLLPLALADCPHPPAPSPKGRGGENLQIFYGAEVFGILFAILFVWNSCIFPVSAIFGKDGDQDGRMIYGWQEVAAEVQKISNTLPEKPLLITSDYRSAAALAYEMGNPDVTAISKRISQFTIWNLENAAQQKGKNAILISDQWYPLTDEAIAHFDQVTSISNVAIARFGLYLKTYEIAIGQNYKP; encoded by the coding sequence ATGAGCTTTTATCTACCAATATTTTTGCTGTTATTGATTGGATTGCGATGCATCTTTTGGCTATTTGCCCCACCAAATCCTGATGAAGCTTACTATTGGCTATGGGGGCAGCATTTAGACTTTTCCTACTACGATCATCCACCGTTGCAGGCATGGTTACAGGGATGGATAACTGCATGGTTCGGTAAATCTCTGCTCACCTTGCGATCGCTAAATCTCGTTACTAGCAGCGTCTTCTTTTATACCTATTACTGCATTCTCCAATATCTTTATCAAGAAAGAGTCAGTCGTTATATTTGGTGGGTGGTTCTCGCAGTCATGGCTTCACCTTTGTATAACATGATGCTTTCCTTGGCATGGCATGACCATTTAGCGATCGTTCTTAGTCTTGTTGGTGCATATCTATGCATTCGCTTTCTTGATGAATATTTAATCAATGGCAAAGGATCAAGTTGGCGACTATATGGCAGTGCGATCGCCCTCTCTCTAGCCCATATCACTAAATATAATTCGCTGTTTATGACATTGGGCTTATTAGCAGCGATCGCTTCAGATTCACAATTAAGAAGATTATTTAAAGATATCCGCTTGTGGTTATGTGTTGGTATTAGTGCGATCGGATTTCTGCCTGTGTTTTATTGGAACTACAGCAATAATTTTGTGTCTTTCCGTTTCTATGCAAATCGGAGTGTCGATAGTGGAACTGTGATTATGCGATTGTTAGAACCACTGGGCTTCATTGGTATTTCCCTATTAATGCTTTCACCATTTTTAGCATGGTTGCTCTGGCGAGGCTTTCGCAAGGCAAATGGGCTATACAAAAGAGTAGCGTTTTGGACATTTATCACTTCTACAGGTTTATTGATGGTAGTGTCGCTGTTTTCTACGGCGCTCTATTATTGGAATATTCATGCTTATTTATTGTTATTTCCATTGTTGCCTTTAGCTTTAGCAGATTGCCCTCACCCCCCTGCCCCCTCTCCCAAAGGGAGAGGGGGGGAGAATTTGCAAATTTTTTATGGAGCAGAAGTCTTTGGAATATTATTCGCAATTTTATTTGTGTGGAATTCCTGTATATTCCCAGTGAGTGCCATATTTGGGAAGGATGGCGATCAAGATGGCAGGATGATTTACGGATGGCAGGAGGTGGCTGCTGAAGTACAGAAAATCAGCAATACTTTGCCAGAAAAGCCTTTGTTAATTACTTCTGATTATCGTTCGGCAGCAGCACTTGCCTATGAGATGGGAAATCCTGATGTGACGGCTATATCTAAGCGGATTAGTCAATTTACAATTTGGAATCTAGAGAATGCAGCACAACAGAAGGGTAAAAATGCCATTTTAATTTCTGACCAATGGTATCCCCTTACCGATGAAGCGATCGCCCATTTTGATCAAGTTACTTCTATTAGTAATGTGGCGATCGCTAGATTTGGACTGTATTTGAAGACCTATGAAATTGCGATCGGGCAAAACTACAAACCATAA